GCCGACATTGATCCGCGCGTTGTTCATCATCGTGAACATCGCCATCAGGCCGCGATTGGGCTCACCGACCAGTTCGCCGACGCATCCGCCATTGTCGCCATAGGACATGACGCAGGTCGGCGAGGCGTTGATGCCGAGCTTGTGCTCGAGGCTGACGCAGCGCAGATCGTTGCGGTTGCCGAGCGAGCCGTCTTCGTTGACGTGATACTTGGGCACGAGGAACAGCGAGATGCCGCGCGAGCCCTCGGGCGCATCGGGCAGGCGTGCGAGGACGAGGTGGATGATGTTCTCGGCGAGTTCGTGCTCGCCCCAGGTGATGTAGATTTTCTGGCCCTGGATCAGGTACTTGCCCGCATGCTCGCCCGTCTCGACAGGCGTTGCGGTCGAGCGCAGCGCGCCGACATCGCTCCCGGCGGCGGGTTCGGTGAGGTTCATCGTCCCCGACCATTTGCCGCTGACCAGATCGGGCAGGTATTTGGCCTGCTGGTCCTTGCTGCCATGGTGTTCGAGCGCCTCGATCGCGCCGACCGACAGCATCGGCAGCAGGTTGAACGCCATGTTCGCCGCGCCAAGATTTTCGAGCACGTTGCAGGCGAGCGTGAACGGCAGGCCCTGTCCGCCGAATTCCTCCGGTGAGGCGATCGCGTTCCAGCCCTGCTCGACATAGGCGTCATAGGCTTCCTTGAACCCGTCGGGCAGGCGGACCACGCCGTTTTCGAGCTTTGCCCCTTCGAGATCGCCGATCCGGTTGAGCGGTGCGAATTCCCCCGCCGCGAATTGTCCGACTCCCTCGACGATCGCTTCGACCAGATCGGGCTCGGCATGCGCGAATTTCTCCGACTGGGCAAGTTCCTCGATCCCGGCATTGACGCGGATGGCGAGCAGCTGGTCCTGGGTCGGCGGAGTGTAGGGTGTCACGGGCGAATCTCGTCCTTGTCTGTGGTGTCCGGCAATGCGG
The Erythrobacter sp. JK5 DNA segment above includes these coding regions:
- a CDS encoding acyl-CoA dehydrogenase, which codes for MTPYTPPTQDQLLAIRVNAGIEELAQSEKFAHAEPDLVEAIVEGVGQFAAGEFAPLNRIGDLEGAKLENGVVRLPDGFKEAYDAYVEQGWNAIASPEEFGGQGLPFTLACNVLENLGAANMAFNLLPMLSVGAIEALEHHGSKDQQAKYLPDLVSGKWSGTMNLTEPAAGSDVGALRSTATPVETGEHAGKYLIQGQKIYITWGEHELAENIIHLVLARLPDAPEGSRGISLFLVPKYHVNEDGSLGNRNDLRCVSLEHKLGINASPTCVMSYGDNGGCVGELVGEPNRGLMAMFTMMNNARINVGNQGNQIAERATQQALAYAIDRVQSARAGSPDKNPVAIIEHPDVRRMILRMKALTEGVRALLYYCAGQVDRGTIGNEAAKHRADILVPLVKAWGTDAGVEVAGIGIQVHGGMGFVEETGAAQHWRDSRIAPIYEGTNGIQAADLVTRKLGLDGGEAMIALFEDIARDASGEASLTALANDCANIARWMRDEASFDDRLAGSVPFCTMAAVAVAGWQLMKQAQAVANGAAPSLAETKPVTVRFFLDRIVPEAHGLKAGATAGADLLYTLPVEKLAG